TAAAATCGATTCACTTCACTCCTGTTCACAGTATTCTCTAAATCCATTGCAGGAGATACAGATGACACAGGACTTCACAGAACAAAACAGATCTTTAACGCTCGGCAAAGGTGTCAATACCGATTTTACCGCAACTGAAGTAAACAAAGTCTCCTATGATAAAGGCTTTTATATTGCGTTCAAAGAAGCCGGATTTGATTCCGTCCGTTTCTTTATTAAACAGGGCTGGAATCCGGAATTCTATAAACCGGCAGTTGACGATGCGTTGGAACTCGGCTTAAAAGTCATCCTTGTTCCTTTTTCGATGTATTGTTGGGGAAAAGAAAGCCTTGTACAGTGGTGGGGTGAAGTTGCGGAATATTATGGAGACTATCCTGCCGAGTTGATTTTTGAAGCTTTTAACGAACCCAAAATGGCAGGACACCCCGACGGAGAAGAAGCTGAAACCATGGCATGGTATTCTGCGTGTATCCAGGAAATTCGCAGATCAAATCCAACGAGATTGATAGCCGTTGGTGGGCCGCATTTTAATGGCGTGCAGCTGCTCACGAAATATGTAACACCGGAGTATCTTTCATATACGCTCCAGGATGGAACCGGTTTTGCCGATGACCCCAATATTTGGGGCGTTTTTCATTGTTATCACCCCAAACCTTTTACCCACGGTGCAATAGACCAGGATATCAACAAAGATCATCCAGGCTGGCGAGAAACCATACTTGCAGATTTGGAAGAAGCAGACGCGTGGTCAAAAAAACACAACAAAAAGGTCTATCTCAGTGAATGGGGCGCACGTCTTAATCATGAAATAAGGCATGTTGAAGAATACACGGGCTTTATGGTACCTGAGCTTGCCAAAAGAAATATTGAATGGTCGTACTACTGTGGTGTATTCAATAATGCCTGGCCCTACGGACTGTATAATTCAGAATGGGGATTT
The window above is part of the Gemmatimonadota bacterium genome. Proteins encoded here:
- a CDS encoding glycoside hydrolase family 5 protein codes for the protein MTQDFTEQNRSLTLGKGVNTDFTATEVNKVSYDKGFYIAFKEAGFDSVRFFIKQGWNPEFYKPAVDDALELGLKVILVPFSMYCWGKESLVQWWGEVAEYYGDYPAELIFEAFNEPKMAGHPDGEEAETMAWYSACIQEIRRSNPTRLIAVGGPHFNGVQLLTKYVTPEYLSYTLQDGTGFADDPNIWGVFHCYHPKPFTHGAIDQDINKDHPGWRETILADLEEADAWSKKHNKKVYLSEWGARLNHEIRHVEEYTGFMVPELAKRNIEWSYYCGVFNNAWPYGLYNSEWGFAGVEGVVKNLTGKEPPAEVPPTNQIVNSDFQLDLADWNASEYAIMGTADGQGVDGTRAIRVHVPFTFDPDVGRGVIPSLYQQYEPDWKFRVRGKVQANKYTIQLREGSIYRISFCARCEVGTARLHIQLGHAPENDPVIWTSEEITVDSKLKKYELEYEHAVQAVRNVRFSFIFLDRHSEILLDQIELRGRRPE